In one Pseudomonas sp. SCA2728.1_7 genomic region, the following are encoded:
- a CDS encoding ABC transporter permease, with translation MNWEVIIKWLPKLAQGATLTLELVAIAVIAGLLLAIPLGIARSSKLWYVRSLPYAYIFFFRGTPLLVQLFLVYYGLAQFDAVRESALWPYLRDPFWCATVTMTLHTAAYIAEILRGAIQAIPPGEIEAARALGMSKPKAMFYIILPRAARIGLPAYSNEVILMLKASALASTVTLLELTGMARTIIARTYLPVEIFFAAGVFYLLMAYVLVRGFKLLERWLRVDACQGR, from the coding sequence ATGAACTGGGAAGTGATCATCAAGTGGCTGCCGAAACTGGCGCAGGGCGCGACCCTGACCCTGGAGCTGGTGGCCATCGCCGTGATTGCCGGTCTGTTGTTGGCAATTCCGCTGGGCATCGCCCGCTCTTCGAAGCTGTGGTACGTGCGCTCGCTGCCTTACGCCTACATCTTCTTTTTCCGTGGCACGCCGTTGCTGGTTCAGCTGTTCCTGGTTTATTACGGACTGGCGCAGTTCGACGCGGTGCGTGAAAGCGCGTTGTGGCCGTACCTGCGCGATCCGTTCTGGTGCGCGACAGTGACCATGACGCTGCACACCGCTGCGTATATCGCCGAGATTTTGCGCGGGGCGATTCAAGCAATTCCGCCGGGCGAAATCGAAGCGGCACGAGCCTTGGGCATGTCCAAGCCGAAAGCGATGTTCTACATCATCCTCCCGCGTGCCGCGCGCATCGGCCTTCCGGCCTACAGCAACGAAGTGATCCTGATGCTTAAGGCCAGCGCGCTGGCCAGCACCGTGACTTTGCTGGAACTGACCGGCATGGCGCGCACGATCATTGCCCGCACCTATCTGCCGGTGGAGATCTTCTTCGCGGCGGGCGTGTTCTATCTGTTGATGGCTTACGTGCTGGTACGCGGCTTCAAGCTGCTGGAGCGCTGGCTGCGCGTCGATGCCTGCCAAGGGCGTTGA
- a CDS encoding ABC transporter ATP-binding protein encodes MAEATPALEIRNLHKRYGQLEVLKGISLTARDGDVISILGSSGSGKSTFLRCINLLENPHQGQILVAGEELKLKAAKNGELVAADGKQINRLRSEIGFVFQNFNLWPHMSILDNIIEAPRRVLGQSKAEAIEVAEALLAKVGIADKRHAYPAQLSGGQQQRAAIARTLAMQPKVILFDEPTSALDPEMVQEVLSVIRALAEEGRTMLLVTHEMGFARQVSSEVVFLHQGLIEEQGSPQQVFENPLSARCKQFMSSNR; translated from the coding sequence ATGGCTGAGGCCACGCCCGCGCTTGAAATCCGCAACTTGCACAAACGCTACGGACAGCTTGAGGTGCTTAAAGGCATCTCGCTGACCGCCCGCGACGGCGATGTGATCTCGATCCTCGGTTCCTCCGGTTCCGGCAAGTCCACGTTCCTGCGTTGCATCAACCTGCTGGAAAACCCGCACCAGGGCCAGATTCTCGTAGCCGGTGAAGAACTCAAGCTCAAGGCCGCCAAAAATGGCGAACTGGTTGCCGCCGATGGCAAGCAGATCAACCGCTTGCGCTCCGAGATTGGTTTTGTGTTTCAAAACTTTAATCTGTGGCCGCACATGAGCATCCTCGACAACATCATCGAGGCACCGCGCCGCGTGCTCGGCCAGAGCAAAGCCGAAGCCATCGAAGTCGCCGAAGCGCTGCTGGCCAAGGTCGGCATCGCCGACAAGCGCCACGCCTACCCGGCGCAATTGTCCGGTGGTCAACAACAGCGCGCGGCAATCGCCCGTACGCTGGCGATGCAACCGAAGGTTATCCTGTTCGACGAGCCCACCTCGGCGCTTGACCCGGAAATGGTTCAGGAAGTACTTAGTGTCATCCGCGCATTGGCCGAAGAAGGCCGCACCATGCTGCTCGTGACCCACGAAATGGGCTTCGCCCGTCAGGTCTCCAGCGAAGTGGTGTTCCTTCATCAGGGCCTGATAGAAGAGCAAGGATCGCCTCAGCAGGTGTTCGAAAACCCGCTTTCGGCGCGCTGCAAACAATTCATGTCCAGCAACCGCTAA
- a CDS encoding AAA family ATPase yields MKLPLLDDLIHEQLDIYDADPETPLFVLGPPGSGKTSLAVLRMQLLRSLGHSCLLITKNRLLASLGSQLGNQALNVTTMHSFISSDHSQRIGCFAPEPYGPFIYDWPTLLSNYERANIEPQWDHLVIDEGQNLPAGFFAWAVRYGAKTVSVFADEDQTTDSQRASIEDILAAPMPDPIRLSANHRNTREIAALAEHFHRSSTLPPAVVQRPRSGDMPRLVTFTQWSDAISSIANRLTNRGGSIGVIVYPVSKAQAVHQMLKSALPPETRVDLYTHRMPKGAEQNIHPMKAGITVLTGESAIGLEFDSVYLQDLSRSLPSVDKDQCRRMYMLCARARDSLILLNEPSPLTTAQLSSLPDSTLLSR; encoded by the coding sequence ATGAAACTTCCGTTGCTAGATGACCTTATTCATGAGCAATTGGATATCTACGATGCTGATCCCGAGACCCCATTGTTTGTCTTGGGACCACCAGGGTCGGGTAAAACTTCTCTGGCAGTACTCCGGATGCAGTTGTTACGCTCGCTAGGACATTCGTGCCTGCTCATTACAAAAAATCGATTGCTAGCTTCTTTGGGTTCACAGCTTGGGAATCAAGCCCTCAACGTAACCACCATGCACTCCTTTATTAGCAGCGATCACTCGCAAAGAATTGGCTGTTTCGCACCCGAGCCTTATGGGCCATTCATATACGATTGGCCTACGCTGCTATCCAACTACGAACGGGCCAATATTGAACCACAGTGGGATCATTTGGTGATTGATGAAGGTCAGAACCTACCCGCTGGATTCTTCGCATGGGCTGTACGTTATGGTGCAAAAACTGTCAGTGTGTTCGCGGACGAGGACCAAACCACCGATAGCCAAAGAGCTTCTATCGAGGATATTCTCGCTGCTCCTATGCCCGATCCGATCCGACTATCAGCCAACCACCGGAACACTCGCGAAATAGCTGCGTTGGCCGAACACTTTCACAGATCAAGCACTCTCCCACCTGCCGTGGTACAAAGGCCACGTAGCGGAGATATGCCACGCCTTGTAACATTTACACAATGGAGTGACGCAATATCTTCTATTGCAAATCGCTTGACCAACCGGGGCGGCTCAATTGGCGTTATCGTCTATCCAGTGTCGAAAGCGCAAGCGGTGCATCAGATGCTGAAATCTGCGCTGCCGCCTGAGACCCGAGTAGATCTTTACACCCACCGAATGCCAAAGGGAGCTGAACAGAATATCCACCCAATGAAGGCAGGAATCACAGTATTGACTGGCGAGTCAGCTATCGGCCTAGAGTTCGACAGCGTCTACCTGCAGGATCTTTCGCGCTCCCTACCGAGCGTTGACAAAGATCAATGCCGTCGCATGTATATGCTTTGCGCAAGGGCTCGTGACTCGTTGATACTATTGAATGAACCGTCGCCGCTGACAACAGCCCAACTCTCAAGCCTTCCTGACTCGACTCTACTCTCACGATGA
- a CDS encoding alpha/beta fold hydrolase translates to MQSGSPTLTAEQGEPFKEAAADGFALGGFTWRQFLPDSQRPVVIISAATSVHCRHYSRFAAYLFANGFDVMTYDYRGIGESRSASIKGLNASWTDWGALDFEAMLKRAQREFPGQPIDVVGHSFGGCAAGLGESGRVIRRLVTVGAQFAFWRDYAPDQRWRMFGKWHVLMPLLTLFCGFFPGKRLGWLEDTPKGVVHDWSTPAARYELRPSGRALMNKIGALPFANVRAQTLAISISDDPYGTIPAIERLLDYFNNAAKTHLRIEPQDIGEQQVGHFAFFRSAYQATLWPIALTWLQTGALAPDTPGRQVPRS, encoded by the coding sequence ATGCAGTCAGGGTCGCCAACCTTGACTGCCGAGCAAGGTGAGCCTTTCAAAGAAGCTGCCGCCGACGGTTTTGCACTTGGCGGTTTCACTTGGCGTCAGTTCTTGCCTGATAGCCAACGCCCAGTAGTGATCATCAGCGCCGCCACGTCGGTACATTGCCGCCACTACTCGCGTTTCGCGGCTTATCTGTTCGCAAACGGCTTCGACGTGATGACCTACGACTACCGCGGCATCGGCGAATCACGATCCGCGTCGATCAAAGGCTTGAACGCCTCGTGGACAGATTGGGGCGCACTGGATTTCGAAGCGATGCTCAAACGCGCGCAACGGGAGTTTCCCGGTCAGCCAATTGACGTCGTCGGCCACAGTTTTGGCGGTTGCGCGGCAGGGCTCGGCGAATCCGGGCGGGTTATCCGACGGCTGGTCACCGTTGGCGCGCAGTTCGCCTTCTGGCGCGATTACGCCCCCGACCAGCGCTGGCGCATGTTCGGCAAATGGCATGTGCTGATGCCGTTGCTGACGCTGTTCTGCGGCTTTTTCCCCGGCAAGCGACTCGGCTGGCTGGAAGATACGCCGAAAGGCGTTGTGCACGATTGGAGCACGCCTGCTGCACGTTACGAACTGCGCCCCAGTGGTCGCGCACTGATGAACAAGATCGGCGCCCTGCCCTTCGCCAACGTCCGCGCACAGACACTGGCGATCAGCATCAGCGACGATCCCTACGGCACGATTCCGGCCATCGAACGCCTGCTCGACTACTTCAATAACGCTGCAAAAACCCATCTGCGCATCGAGCCGCAGGACATCGGCGAACAACAAGTCGGACATTTCGCCTTTTTTCGCAGCGCATACCAAGCCACACTATGGCCCATCGCTCTGACCTGGCTGCAAACCGGCGCACTGGCACCCGACACACCGGGGCGGCAAGTCCCGCGCAGCTGA
- a CDS encoding methyltransferase, which produces MPAKGVDTSYVLTGEDLLARFTALDAFLIEHQALWKPRPFTHLSLAWEASYPELALWLRGRSLEEAENAHNQPADLVDAPEPFATLAALSAELSAVGELPGHALEAAGHRLNVDVPGRKWRQIEAFASRLSFASQPTHWLDWCSGKGHLGRRLLDSGQQLTCVEYDPLLVASGQTLSQRHHLHALHVEQDVLAADAPAVLNATHTPVALHACGDLHVRLMQLASAAGCQQMAIAPCCYNRISRSEYQALSCEGSVSLLQLSVEDLALPMSETVTAGARVRRQRDTSMARRLAFDLLQRQVRGVDEYLPTPSLPSAWLDKTFADYCRDLAALKELSTIGSPDWSALEAAGWQRLAEVRNLELLRGLFRRPLELWLNLDRALFLEQQGYTVRLGTFCDTPLTPRNLLLLAERV; this is translated from the coding sequence ATGCCTGCCAAGGGCGTTGATACTTCCTACGTGCTGACGGGCGAGGACTTACTCGCCCGCTTCACGGCGCTGGATGCTTTTTTGATTGAGCATCAGGCACTGTGGAAACCTCGACCGTTCACTCATCTTTCGCTTGCTTGGGAAGCGTCCTACCCGGAACTGGCCTTGTGGCTACGCGGGCGGTCGCTGGAAGAGGCGGAAAACGCTCACAACCAACCTGCTGATCTTGTTGATGCGCCGGAGCCGTTTGCTACATTGGCGGCATTGTCGGCTGAACTGAGTGCTGTTGGTGAGTTGCCGGGGCATGCGCTGGAAGCTGCGGGGCATCGGTTGAATGTCGATGTGCCGGGACGCAAGTGGCGGCAGATCGAGGCATTTGCCAGTCGTTTGTCCTTTGCCTCGCAGCCGACGCATTGGCTGGATTGGTGTTCGGGCAAGGGTCATTTGGGTCGGCGCTTGTTGGACTCGGGGCAACAACTGACTTGCGTTGAATACGACCCTCTGTTGGTCGCCAGCGGTCAGACCTTGAGTCAGCGTCATCACTTACATGCACTGCATGTCGAACAGGATGTGCTTGCGGCGGACGCCCCAGCCGTATTGAACGCCACCCATACACCCGTCGCTCTCCACGCCTGCGGGGATCTGCATGTACGTTTGATGCAACTGGCCAGCGCTGCAGGTTGCCAGCAAATGGCGATTGCGCCCTGCTGCTACAACCGCATCAGTCGCAGCGAATATCAGGCATTGTCCTGCGAAGGATCGGTATCGCTCCTACAGCTCTCGGTAGAAGATCTGGCGCTGCCGATGAGCGAAACCGTCACCGCCGGGGCACGCGTCCGACGCCAGCGTGACACCTCGATGGCCCGTCGTCTGGCCTTCGACCTGCTGCAACGGCAAGTGCGTGGCGTCGACGAATACCTGCCAACGCCCTCTCTGCCCAGCGCCTGGTTGGACAAAACCTTCGCCGATTACTGCCGCGATCTGGCAGCGCTGAAAGAGTTATCCACAATCGGCTCGCCAGATTGGTCCGCACTCGAAGCAGCCGGTTGGCAGCGATTGGCCGAAGTTCGCAACCTCGAATTGCTTCGCGGATTGTTCCGACGGCCGCTGGAGCTTTGGCTGAATCTGGATCGGGCGCTTTTCCTTGAACAACAGGGCTACACCGTACGCCTCGGCACCTTCTGCGACACCCCGCTGACTCCGCGTAATTTGCTGCTACTGGCCGAACGCGTTTAA
- a CDS encoding ABC transporter substrate-binding protein, with the protein MQNFKKVFLAAAVTLAFSAGAMAETLKMGIEAAYPPFNNKDASGNVVGFDKDIGDALCAKMKVECTVVTSDWDGIIPALNAKKFDFLISSLSITEERKGAVDFTDPYYSNKLQFIAPKNVDFKTDKDSLKGKTIGTQRATLAGTWLEDTYADDIKVSLYDTQENAYLDLTSGRVDAILADKYANYDWLKSDAGKNYEFKGDPVVESDKIGIAVRKGDPLREKLNAALKEIVADGTYKKINDKYFPFSIY; encoded by the coding sequence ATGCAGAATTTCAAGAAGGTCTTCCTGGCCGCCGCCGTCACCCTCGCGTTCAGCGCCGGGGCCATGGCTGAAACCCTGAAGATGGGCATCGAAGCGGCCTACCCGCCGTTCAACAACAAAGATGCCAGCGGCAACGTGGTCGGCTTCGACAAAGACATCGGCGACGCTCTGTGCGCGAAGATGAAAGTCGAGTGCACCGTAGTCACTTCCGACTGGGACGGCATCATCCCGGCCCTGAACGCGAAGAAGTTCGACTTCCTGATCTCCTCGCTGTCGATCACCGAAGAGCGCAAAGGCGCGGTCGACTTCACCGACCCGTACTACTCGAACAAGCTGCAGTTCATCGCCCCGAAAAACGTCGACTTCAAAACCGACAAGGACTCGCTGAAAGGCAAGACCATCGGTACTCAGCGCGCCACTCTGGCCGGTACCTGGCTGGAAGACACCTACGCCGATGACATCAAAGTCAGCCTCTACGACACCCAGGAAAACGCCTACCTCGACCTGACTTCCGGTCGTGTCGACGCGATCCTCGCCGACAAGTACGCCAACTATGACTGGCTGAAAAGCGACGCTGGCAAGAACTACGAGTTCAAAGGTGACCCGGTCGTAGAAAGCGACAAGATCGGCATCGCTGTGCGCAAAGGCGACCCCCTGCGTGAGAAGTTGAACGCTGCTCTGAAGGAAATCGTCGCCGACGGTACCTACAAGAAGATCAACGACAAGTACTTCCCGTTCAGCATCTACTGA
- a CDS encoding ABC transporter permease, which translates to MIIDLYGFGPALAAGALMTVQLALTALCLGLVLGLLGALAKTSPYKPLQWLGGTYSTLVRGVPELLWVLLIYFGTVNLMRALGEYFGNPDLQLNAFAAGVIALGLCFGAYATEVFRGAILAIPKGHREAGQALGLSKWRIFTRLIMPQMWRIALPGLGNLFMILMKDTALVSVIGLEEIMRHAQIGVTVSKQPFTFYMVAAIMYLGLTVLAMTGMHFLEKRAARGFARSAS; encoded by the coding sequence ATGATTATCGACCTCTACGGATTCGGCCCGGCGCTCGCTGCCGGCGCGCTGATGACCGTCCAACTGGCCCTCACCGCCCTATGCCTGGGTCTGGTGCTCGGCCTGCTCGGCGCCTTGGCCAAGACTTCCCCGTACAAGCCGCTGCAATGGCTTGGCGGCACCTATTCGACCCTTGTGCGCGGCGTCCCGGAATTGCTCTGGGTGCTGTTGATCTACTTCGGTACGGTCAACCTGATGCGCGCCCTCGGTGAGTACTTCGGCAACCCCGACCTGCAACTCAACGCCTTCGCCGCCGGTGTGATCGCCCTCGGCCTGTGCTTCGGCGCCTACGCCACGGAAGTGTTTCGCGGCGCGATCCTCGCCATTCCCAAAGGCCACCGTGAGGCCGGCCAGGCCCTGGGCCTGTCGAAATGGCGGATCTTCACCCGGCTGATCATGCCGCAGATGTGGCGCATCGCCCTGCCCGGCCTGGGCAATCTGTTCATGATCCTGATGAAAGACACTGCGCTGGTCTCGGTGATCGGTCTGGAAGAAATCATGCGTCACGCGCAAATCGGCGTGACCGTGTCGAAACAACCGTTCACCTTCTATATGGTCGCCGCGATCATGTACCTGGGCCTGACCGTGCTGGCCATGACCGGCATGCACTTCCTGGAAAAACGCGCCGCTCGCGGCTTTGCGAGGAGCGCTTCATGA
- the gabP gene encoding GABA permease, which produces MSSTPSSNGLEQGLKPRHVTMLSIAGVIGAGLFVGSGHAIAAAGPAVLLAYAAAGTLVVLVMRMLGEMAVASPDTGSFSTYADRAIGHWAGFTIGWLYWWFWVLVIPLEANAAATILHAWFPDVGIWAFALIITMLLTITNLFSVKNYGEFEFWFALIKVLAIIGFIILGLAAIFGFLPNSQVSGVSHLFDSGGFLPNGMGAVLGAILTTMFSFMGTEIVTIAAAESKNPGKQISKATNSVIWRIGLFYLVSIFIVVALVPWNDPTLANLGSYQTVLERMGIPNAKMIVDIVVLVAVTSCLNSALYTSSRMLFSLGKRGDAPAMSTRTNKSGTPYWAVMLSTGAAFLCTFANYVAPAAVFEFLLASSGAIALLVYLVIAFSQLRMRKQRMARGEKIVFSMWLFPGLTYAVIIFIVAALTIMLFQEAHRVEILATGLLSLMVVAAGLLVARRRKLEKRGAVVLN; this is translated from the coding sequence ATGAGCAGTACCCCAAGCTCCAATGGCCTCGAACAGGGGCTCAAACCGCGTCATGTGACCATGTTGTCGATCGCCGGTGTAATCGGCGCCGGTCTGTTCGTTGGCTCCGGCCACGCCATCGCTGCCGCCGGCCCTGCCGTGCTGCTGGCTTACGCCGCCGCCGGTACCCTGGTGGTGTTGGTGATGCGCATGCTCGGCGAAATGGCCGTTGCCTCGCCGGACACCGGTTCGTTCTCGACTTACGCCGACCGTGCCATCGGGCACTGGGCCGGTTTCACCATCGGCTGGTTGTACTGGTGGTTCTGGGTCTTGGTGATTCCACTGGAAGCCAACGCCGCGGCAACCATCCTGCACGCCTGGTTCCCTGATGTTGGCATCTGGGCGTTCGCGCTGATCATCACCATGCTGCTGACTATCACCAACCTGTTCAGCGTGAAGAACTATGGTGAATTCGAATTCTGGTTTGCCCTGATCAAAGTGCTGGCGATCATTGGCTTCATCATCCTCGGTCTGGCGGCGATCTTCGGCTTCCTGCCGAACAGCCAGGTCAGTGGCGTTTCGCACCTGTTCGACAGCGGCGGCTTCCTGCCTAACGGCATGGGCGCGGTATTGGGCGCAATCCTGACTACCATGTTCTCCTTCATGGGTACCGAGATCGTGACCATCGCGGCCGCGGAATCGAAGAACCCGGGCAAGCAGATCTCCAAGGCCACCAATTCGGTGATCTGGCGGATCGGCCTGTTCTACCTCGTATCGATCTTCATCGTTGTGGCCTTGGTGCCTTGGAACGATCCTACGCTGGCCAACCTCGGTTCCTACCAGACCGTGCTTGAGCGCATGGGCATTCCTAACGCCAAGATGATCGTCGACATTGTGGTTCTGGTCGCGGTGACCAGCTGCCTGAACTCGGCGCTGTACACCTCGTCGCGCATGCTCTTCTCCCTCGGCAAGCGTGGCGATGCACCGGCCATGTCGACTCGCACCAACAAAAGCGGTACGCCTTACTGGGCGGTGATGCTGTCCACCGGCGCAGCGTTCCTGTGCACCTTCGCCAACTACGTGGCCCCGGCCGCCGTGTTCGAATTCCTGCTGGCCAGTTCCGGCGCGATCGCACTGCTGGTGTACCTGGTGATCGCTTTCTCGCAACTGCGCATGCGCAAACAGCGTATGGCGCGCGGCGAGAAAATCGTCTTCAGCATGTGGCTGTTCCCGGGCCTGACCTACGCGGTGATCATCTTCATCGTCGCGGCCCTGACCATCATGCTGTTCCAGGAAGCCCATCGCGTGGAAATCCTCGCGACTGGCCTGCTGAGCCTGATGGTGGTGGCAGCCGGTTTGCTGGTAGCACGTCGTCGCAAGCTGGAAAAACGTGGCGCGGTGGTGTTGAACTGA
- a CDS encoding AAA family ATPase yields the protein MSSIFQRPELAESMANQLLNPGVLDEGLRSGLFLSGLRRTGKTTFLRNDLIPALEEAGALVIYVDLWSDTLANPATLVHNAIRETLKDLQTPGSSALETFKRVSNVEIGAAGFKFGFKLDSIGNVDGPTLAQALTEVVDQAKTDLVLIIDEVQHAISSDDGNQLLLALKAARDAINPRPRTPGYFLFIGTGSHRAQVSELTAKRNHAFSGATSAAYPLLKGDYVEFLLNRLAMTVKKDKLPSLEAAVEAFNTLGNRPEEMLKALRQLLQQEGEPDVFLPVIASTLRSAAASIELEKVEQLGSLAQAVFNKIASTEGDARGIFSTDAAAEYSKSVGREVRVEEIQPVVIALVAENIIMRRGHGIYAITDQFVQEIWLEERALIEGS from the coding sequence ATGAGCAGCATTTTTCAGCGCCCAGAACTGGCCGAGTCAATGGCTAACCAGCTTCTCAATCCAGGTGTGCTCGACGAAGGTCTGCGCTCAGGTTTATTTCTATCTGGCCTGCGCCGCACAGGCAAAACGACGTTTCTGAGGAACGACCTTATCCCGGCCTTGGAAGAAGCAGGTGCTTTGGTCATCTACGTCGACTTATGGAGCGACACTCTGGCCAACCCGGCAACGCTTGTGCACAACGCCATCCGGGAAACCCTGAAAGATCTGCAAACGCCGGGCTCCTCTGCCTTGGAAACATTCAAGCGAGTCAGCAATGTTGAAATCGGCGCCGCTGGATTCAAGTTCGGCTTCAAACTCGACAGCATTGGCAACGTCGACGGCCCAACACTGGCGCAAGCACTCACCGAAGTCGTAGATCAAGCCAAGACGGATCTGGTGTTGATCATTGACGAGGTGCAGCACGCCATTTCCTCAGACGACGGCAATCAGCTGCTCCTGGCACTCAAGGCCGCCCGCGATGCAATCAACCCTCGTCCGAGAACGCCGGGATACTTTCTATTTATCGGAACAGGTTCGCACAGAGCACAAGTCAGCGAACTGACCGCCAAACGCAACCACGCCTTTTCCGGAGCCACGTCAGCAGCCTATCCATTGCTGAAAGGCGATTACGTTGAATTCCTGCTCAACCGACTCGCAATGACAGTGAAGAAGGACAAGTTGCCGTCCCTCGAAGCCGCTGTCGAAGCGTTCAACACTTTGGGAAATCGCCCTGAAGAAATGTTGAAGGCCCTACGCCAACTCTTGCAGCAAGAGGGCGAGCCCGATGTTTTCCTACCCGTAATAGCCAGCACATTACGCTCGGCCGCGGCGAGCATCGAGCTGGAAAAAGTCGAGCAACTGGGTAGCCTGGCTCAAGCCGTTTTCAACAAGATCGCCTCTACAGAAGGCGATGCTCGCGGAATTTTCTCCACTGACGCAGCGGCTGAGTATTCAAAGTCAGTCGGGCGAGAGGTGCGGGTCGAAGAGATTCAACCGGTGGTAATTGCACTGGTTGCCGAGAACATCATCATGCGACGCGGGCATGGGATCTACGCGATTACAGATCAGTTTGTTCAAGAGATCTGGTTGGAAGAGCGGGCTTTGATTGAGGGGAGTTAG